ctcaattattgccctgatagtggaaatggggattttcaattcttcagctattttcttactgccactttctattttgtgaagctcgacaatcatttgctgcacatcagaactatattctttgttttttctcattgtgatgaatgattaagggaatttggcttttgtgtttcctcatgtttatactcctgtggaacaggaagtcatggctatacaatttcatgttcatgatcaccccggtgagctaaaaaaaattaaatatgaatgggaatatacttcagatatattttactcataaaaaaattctaggggtgctaataattgtgggcaacatgttttggagaaaaacatttatttcttaatgttatttcccccccactttcaattattttccttcaatgaaaggttagatttttgctaattttatgaattaaagatcaaaaggataaacaatgcagatttatttttagagtcatctttgatcatatttatgaagggggctaataattctggccacaactgtatcCTCGGATGCAGTGCAAAACACCACTGGCCAATAAATTGTCATGAAATGTGTAGTAATGGGTCAAGCccctttttattttctttttacttcCTCTTCTTCTACTTGAGTGACAGTCTATGGCCGCCCAGAGAACAGTTTTGCTTATCTACAGACTATTCAACCAGTACTCAATTAACATTACATCTTTATTTTATGTCTTAGAAGTAATAATTAGAAAACAACACTGTGAATAAACTAATGATAATAAActaataattttgtttaaaatgggcATTGAGTGGCATTAACCAGGTCACTTCCCCTAACTCATTTTTTAGAAAGTCATGTAATTTATTAGTGTAATTCATTACctgtttaagtttttcatctgtGAGGCAGTTAAGTTCAATGATGAACTCACTGTCTGTCGGCAGTATCTGTGCGCTCGGGTcgattatttttatgatatcAAGTTGCTCCCGAAGTCCCATCTCTGTGCTCACTTTTCGACtcaaatattcaatatattccacctgaaaaaaaaaaaaaaaaagatagagCACTTTAAAAATAGTAGAAGCTCTAAAGAAACAGAATAATGAGTATATGCAGAGAAAAGTCTTCCTTTCATAACTGTCTAATATTTTCATTACAATTTATATTATCACtataacaatttaaaagttCTATTGAAAAAACTGACATTACTAAACATTTCCCAGCATTTGATATATCCCATGTTGATTTATTGACAGCAGCACTGGAGTTGACATGGACAAAACCTGAGGTTCCATGtttgctccaaccctgataaaaactcacctgcctgtagcttTCAAGTAAACcttaagaccttgattagcttgttcaggtgtgtttgattagggttggactaaactctgcaggaccaATGTTCACCACCCCTGGTATATGACAACACATACTGgtgcattttatattttcattgcataaataaaataaatcaacctGTTCATCGTTAGTCATGGCACTCCAGGGCAGCTCATCGAGATTTCGGTGtggtttgttttttcttttggaTACAAGGCAGGGTGAACTGGGCACACTGGGTATGATGTCTGACAACACATCACTGCCACTGGCTATGTCACTCCCTGGTAACTACAATGACACAGATTTTGTTCAGCAAATTCTTCAATAAAGTAATCAACAGCTTGTCCATATGTTaggaaataaatatttaaacaacCCCTGAACTAAAACAGCTTCAAAACAAAGGGCTCACCTGCCACTCAAATTCACTGTCTGACCAATCCCAGTAAGTGCTGATGGAGGAGGACACGTCGCTGCAGACACTGCCTTCTGGGAACAGGTCAAAGGATGTGAGTTCCTGATCATCCAGGAGGGAGTAGCAGTCATCCTGATCGCCCACAGAAACAGATGAGAAGAGCTCCTCACTGCACTCTGAACTGGCAACACTAGTGCCGCATGACGTCAGGTTCCATCTGAAAAGAGGTGACCGTTGTTGACTTAAGGCAGTTTACACTAGAGGTCTTCACGGGTCCACTCGGATCCAAAAATCCGAGGTCTGACCCAAGACCCAAGCGGGTTCAGTTCCAAAACTTTGACGAGTCCCTCAGGCGGGGGTCGGGTCTGATATTAGTGGCTCAGGTATAgggtaatttaaaataaatgtgcttttacTGAATGGACCCAAGAAGACCccaattattataaaatatgccAACTTTCCACTATTAATTTCAAGTGTtaaactattttaatttttaaaacaaatacatattaaataattttatgacAATGTTATTATACCCCTTCTCTGTCAACTCACACTTCTATGTGTAAATTACCAAACACTCCACTATGAGTGCAGCAGCGGTGTGCTCTCCACATAAATTGTGCTCTGCAATACCAGAGCCATTTGAGAGGATGGGTGTGGGGAATATTAAGaattgatgaaaaaaaaaaaacgatataCTGTTGCAGGATTGATTACAGAAAACCATTTAAATGCAGTTGAAGCCAAACTAATCAACTaaaatcggtaacactttataataatgttcagttataagtcacttataagttattagttaatgatgaacaaatcatttacaaaacatgactatacattcataaatgattaaGTGATATGCTAACGATTTACAAATGTGTTGTAAGTTAtcttaaaaaatgtgtaaatcaTGAAATAAGTCAAATAAATCATTAGTAGATGGTTGATAAGTTATTAGTTGATATATTATTTATCACTTATAAATCATTGAAGTATTCATGTCAAGATTGTTTTAGTATCAGTATCTCAATAAACAATTGTTAATCATGAACAAACGATGAACAAATGATTAGTAAATGATCAgtatatgatttattgatgaagctgtaagctggtctgtgttcaaaagcacaaacatgcaggtatgctaaagcactattttttaagaagagaatttgttttgaagtggataaacatttataaatgccttACAGGTGATTCCAGTGGGTTGTGTTAAATCCTTTCACTCATCAGAACAgacttgtgttctgtgtggagtgTGTCTGATCTACTGATAAAGTCAACCTCTGAACCTGTTTTaccttccactgaagctcacatcaggAGCACAGAGTTAAAGACATGtgtgtcagagaagacagcTGTATATACTCACCAGTCAGCACTTACACTGCAGTACACACTACAAAGTGTTCAACACCTGTTATAGATTGtgtaaatgcatgaataaataatttacaaaactttctgcattcACCAATCttaagtgtaaactattcatcacttgtaaatgttttacatattttcaaatattcttTATAAATTATGTACAAACTGCAATTTGTAAATTTACCATTTATTTGCATATGCAAAGGTTCAGCTTACaacttcatcaataaatcatatacTGATCATTTACTAATGGTTTGTACTTTAAAATCTACACCTGCCGTGTTTCTTATTTGTCGTCTCTGATTTGGTCTGTCATCCCTGGTTGACAAAGTCCCAGCTCGTCACTGGTGTGCTAGGCTGCAGGCTGTGCAGACATCTCTGCTTTTTACATTTGGTTCCAGTGgggtttaaaaaatgtttttgttgggTCAGACTCTGGTCTATTTTTATCAGGTTTGTCTCTCGTTgggtttttcttttaaaaaaaaaatattttatgcacGTCAGGTTCAGGTAAGAATCAACTCAGGTCGGTTACAGATTTTAGGACCCAAGAAGACCTCTACTTCACCCAGGACTTCAAAGTTGAATAACCTCTTACTTGACATGGCATGCTAGCatgtggctaatggctaaaaACACTGGACAGACAGCGATACATGGTGTCACATTCAGTTAGAGCAGTCAGAACAGTAAAACTCTCTCAAAGATATTTCAATTACATCAACTTAACACTGGAACAAAACAGATATTCACCTCAGTACATGCATAATTTTTTGGTAGTATATCTTACTATTGTTACATGTACACTCTGTTTTGAACTCTTTCTGGACTTCTTGTTGTTGTTCCATTTCCCGCCACTAGTCACTCACCATGGATACTGATCACCTTAATCACGTTCAGCTGTGTCCAATCATCCCCTCATGTCTCTGTGTATATAAACCCTGTGTTTCCTGTCTAGCATTGTCCGGTATCGTTCGTGTATATGTTGGTGTATATTCCTGCATGTTCCTGTACTATCCTGTGGATTATCTGGTAAAAGACTTGTATCAGTGTATTTTTCGTGTTTCACTTCTCATTCCTGTCACTATGTACGCACCCGCATTTCTGTTAATCTGCCTTGAGCAACATTTGAGGAAAAGAATGACTTTTTGTTTCTAGTACCATCGACACATTTCCCGGACAGCAGCCTTTGCAACTTTCTGTTTGCCGGCCTGAACACCGCCACCAAGGCGCAGCTGTCCAGGGAAGGGCCTCAAGGGAGCTTCTCTAAATACGTGGAGTGGGTACTGGCATCATGTGTATCATCAATGATCGTGGATTTCTGCGACAACGACGCCAGTCCCACTCCGCTGCCGAGCCAGGAACCATCAGACGGCGTGGAAGGACAGCGCGACCCCACCAAAGACAGAGAGCCCGCCTCCACAGCGATGCAGGAGCCAGCGGCCAGCGGAACGACTGAGTGTAACATCGCCGTGGAGACGGAGCCCAGCatgtctgaccaggtgtgtgagtATGCTGTTACCATCGCCGAGGGAAACCGTGTGGAAGATGTGGGGTTGGAAGGGAGCCCCGCCCACACTCCCGCCACTGAGAGTGAGTTCCAGGCAAGCACTATGGACTGTTATGACTTTGGAGAGGATTCCCTACCTCAGTTAATTCCTCCTGAATCTGTCATTTCCATTTTGGATGAAATGGTCccgcccagcctccctctcccacctcctctcTAAAACCCTGATAATGACTTTGTTTGTTCTAGTCCCTCTGCTTTTCTGCCTGTTCTCCAGCCCACAACCTTGCCTGCTACCCAGCCTTCGCTGTCTCACATCACGCCCTCAGCGCTACACCAGCCTTCTCTCAGTGGCGTGGCTACACCTGGGGCCTGCTGTGAGCCAGCCTCTGTCGATGAGGATCCTGCGGCTCCACCTCCAGCCTCAGGTCATGTCGTTCCACCTCGACTCTTCGTCCTGACTCCTCCGCCTCTGCTCCTGCCACCCTCGTCTACAGCAGTGACCATCGAGCGTTCGGTTCCACTGGACTCCCTCGGTCCTGCGACTCCGCCTGGGTCAGACATCGCCATCACCATCGCCACGGACCTACGGGTCGTTCGAGATTCTCCGACCTTTCACCCCTACAGCTCCATTGGGCTCCGCCTTCCCTCAGACTCCGCCTCGGCCCTCAGTCGTTCCAGCTCCACCTCAGCCCTCCGGTACCCTGCTGCTGCCTCGGGGGGGCCGCTGCTACGACTTCGTCGTAGACTCAGAGGTCATCGGCATCACTCCGCTCTTTCGGCTCTCTGTCTTCGCCCAAGGATCCCTCTACATCGCCTGCGCTGTCCTGGATGTAGCCTGGAGCAACTTCTGGACTCCTCTGTTCAAGGCACCTCCCTGGACTTCTTAATCACCTGCACCTCCCTGGACTCTGGCACTTCGCCTCCTCCCGGATAGCCGTCCACCTCCCGAACCGAAAGGCGAGGACGCGCCTTTCCAGGAGGAGGCGATATGTTACATGTACACTCTGTTTTGAACTCATTCTGaacttgttgttgttgttccatTTCCCGCCACTAGTCACTCACCATAGTTACTGATCACCTTAATCACGTTCAGCTGTGGCCATTCATCCCCTCATGTCTCTGTGTATATAAACCCTGTGTTTCCTGTGTAGTATTGTCCGGTATCGTTCGTGTATATGTCAGTGTATGTTCCTGCCTATTCCTGTACTCTCCTGTGGATTATCTAGTAAAAGACTTGTTTTGACTATATCTCCTCGTCGTGTGCTTTATACACCAGCTACTGTAAAAACTATAAAGACACTAGTACATTTAACCAATATTTTAAGATTACTAgaaattttaaattattgttaattttttgaaaacacAGCTtacataatataatttaaaggggtcatgcaTTTTACTAATTTTCCTTTATGACTCGTTTTAGATTGTCACATTGACATATTAGTGCAACAAAAGACTGATTGCAGTTTATTGACCAGAATAAGCCAATAATTATGGCTAAACTGCCATTAATACAGTACTAATAAAGGCAATTTGaccccctattctaaagtgaaagctAAATCCTCACTAATTATGGCACTTGAGTGATATTCAAGATTGACCAGAATAAGCCAATAATTAAGGCTAAACGGCCATTAAAACAGTACTAAGACAATTTTACTATTGTAAAGTAAAAGCTATTGTAAAGTAAAAGTTATATCCTCAATTATGGTACTTAGTGAATGGTCTCATTGTTATACAAGTATTAATACATAACTTTTACAGCaacaaaacatacttttttgtACGTTTGGATAAATGGCGAAAGATACAACAGGGACGTATTGGCAACATTTAAGCATAAACATATTACGCTTTtacagcaaaaaacaaacaaataaaaaaataaaatatttacaaatcttttATATCATAAAGATATCTGTATAATTTCCCTTTTACCATTTTATAGATAAATATTTTATCTCTAAACTCAAACATAACCATTTTATAaccatttattatattattttatatgtaatgGAGAGAATTATTTAGGGAAATTACCATTTTAGTAACACTATAGCATTAAAAGGATCCATTAAATCCATTCAAacctctaaacctacccataaccatttcttaaaaatatgtagttataaaaaaaataacagaaataaatcacaataataacagaataatcacaataatttctttatttaaaaaatgtcacaaTTGCTACCAATAGTAGTCCAAACGATGAGGTATTACAGTCACAGTCCTCTCTGGTGATATGCAATAGATCTGTATCTGGTACAGAGCAgaatttaagttattaatccACGAACATGGTATTCCGCTTCACTTCACGACATGTCGCAATAGCTGATGTAGCAGGCGAGAGCCAATGAGCGTTGAGATCATTGCTGTAAAATGTGTCTGGTCAAGCTTTTTGAGGCGATAACTTTTGAATTCATAATCACGGGATTTGATATGGGATACAGCCATAACTAATGCATAATTGAGAACAAataaatcattaattactagttTATTTATGCTTAACTACTGCATTATTCAGGACCCTTAAAATGTaaagttaatcattaattactagtgTGTTCATTCTTAACTAATGATTAATTGTGAAcaagttaattaattaattaatgcttAACCAATGCATTATTCTGGAcccataaaataaagtgttacccttttcttttctttttttaaaagtaggTCTCTCATTTTTTCTGCAGCctaacgcctgtttcacacataatccgTCTGCAGTGCGTGTGCGGTCCGTATGCAGTGCGTATGTGTTGCTGAAGCAGGAAGCGGCCATTGTGCTTTCACACAGCACACGTTTGCAGTGCGTAATGTTATATTCATTACGCTTATATATTTACAGTTGCTGGAGTAGTTTAGTACacgtaaacatgacacaaagatTTGAAAACTTACTGTCGACACAAACAGCCGACGAAACTGCTTCCCATGCCTTTTCCTTCGCATTCAAATCTTTGTACAATACATTCTGCGGGTCATacagaattttatgtttttccaccTCAACGATAAGACGAGTGTCATCCATGTCACCTTGTTTTTGAATAGGTCCGCCTGTCACGTCATTGCCTGCTGGGATGCGAGTTTCCCTCCAACGGGGAAAAACATATCTGATCGCATTATGCAAGTAAacactgttcatttttttttttaaataaaataattgttttgaaatgatacaactgaactgtgaaattgaaatgtttccttttgGCATGAATATAACTTGTTGCTGGCATGGcgttaaatcataaaaaaaaaaaattctttatgtaatgtactaaatgtacaaaatagtttaaatgtgcataatttctttttttctcttttttttttttacaatttcaggtCAATCCATGCTCATTTTGCCCACACACAATCTGCTGTGCTGCACTTGCagcacagcaaaaatagactcggTACGTAAACGATTGCTGCACTGCTGCAGACGCACCGCTCCTGGAACGCAATGACGGACCGCAACCGCGTGCAGTGTGAACGCTCTAATCCGTTAACATGGGTGCGTAAAAAAATACGCAACGCATACGCACTGCAGAcggattatgtgtgaaacaggcgtaaCGCCGCACACTGGAGAACCAGCACAATGCCAGAAAACTTTAAGCCCTGACACTACTGAAAACATTAATCAACCTTAGTGAAATTAATTTATAAGCATTACTGAAAAAGACTCTTACAAACACTAGTGAAAAAACTGATCAACCTTAGCGAAATTCATTCATACACATAACTGAAATGAGAAAAGATTTCAGTAGTTGATGAGAGCTAATTTCACTTGAAAAGGGAAGCTGTAGCCGCACTTCCATTTAACTTGACACATGTCTCACAAACTCATTTAGGCAATGGCCCAGTTGTATAGGAAGCCAAACAATGGGAAGCCATTAACACTGAAAGTGGGATGAAACAGCGTGCTGTTACAGAACTGTTTATGcaaatgaaaaatgcaaaggCCTGGAAACATAAGCAAACTAAAGCCGTATGTCTAatcaatatatgtttaaaatttGAAGGTGATACAAGCAAAAATGAATTTTACACAACCATTTATTTCAGTGCGTGTCTAGGCACCTTTCCAAAAAGGCCACTTGGAGATGCCAAAGGGACACTTGGTAACCACCTTTCACTGTGAATAATCACTTATACTCACTGAGTATAAGAAGTCTATTTGATCATTTCCATACATTTTATCATTCCAATATGACAAAGCACAATTTATATACTATatcttgtatttttttttcctcttaaaaGTTTAGAAAAATGCAATCCAAGGATCATTTACATACAGCAATATACAGCCATACTACCCTGTTGTTGCCCTGATGGCACATTTACACAATCGTACATTTTATATTCAAATTCCAATGATCATTTACATACAGCAACATATAGCCATACCCAACCTGTTGTTGCCCTGATGGCAGATTAACATCAGTTTACAATTTTTCTATTCAAACGCAAAGGATCATTTACATACAACAATACCTCCCTGTTGTTACCCTGATGGCAGATTTACATCAGTTTACAATTTTTCTATTCAAACGCAAAGGATCATTTACACAAAGCAATTTACCATCATATCCACTCTATTGTTACCCTTATTGAACATTTACACCAGCAGCTAATGACCAAGACTGCAATCAAGACGCTAGATACAGCACTCTCCTCCGAATAATCCACATTTTCTTCATCACTGCTTCGCATAAGTTCTTCCAATGCAGCAGCAGGAGAAAACAACTTCTGTGCACGACATTGATCCATGGCTGACGAACGTATTACACGCGAGATTATGCTAGCAGTGCAAGTGCTACTGGCCAGCAGGTGTGTGTGTCccttatatttttttttctgcaagcAAATTGTTACGCAAATCAACACATTGGCGTAATCGTTATTGCATAGGCTAACGTTACAGGACAACACAATAGTTTGCCATTTCtgtctttttacttttttccccACTTACGTTTGCCTGTGTGCAATCACACGTCACTGAAAGCACCtgtcaacttttttttatacatgtatatgtgTCCAGTTTTCAGCGGACATCTTCTGGGCTGTTCTCATTCATTTACAGACACTCTACTAAATACAGTGATAAGTTATATTTCTTTGAATAAAGCGCTAGATGTGGACAGTTCGCCGAATAAACATGACAGCGCACCCATGAATAGAGCTTACAGGATGTAAACAATAGAAGTTATATATTCAAAAGCAGTTTGCATGCTTTTGGACAAATATTTACTATGGAAATCGTGTAATGGACTCTTCCCATGGAAAAAACGTTGATGTCACCATTATACTGGTAAACATTACAGTTCCACGACACAAAAAGGTAAGGACGCCCCCTTCCTTTTGTTGTCTTAGGAAATTGTTTACGGTCAAACAGAATAACAAAAAA
The window above is part of the Chanodichthys erythropterus isolate Z2021 chromosome 3, ASM2448905v1, whole genome shotgun sequence genome. Proteins encoded here:
- the fam199x gene encoding protein FAM199X — encoded protein: MSEHVYEKFLAPEEPFPLLSQRGNFSEDATLDISDFGCQLSSCHRTDPLRRFHSSRWNLTSCGTSVASSECSEELFSSVSVGDQDDCYSLLDDQELTSFDLFPEGSVCSDVSSSISTYWDWSDSEFEWQLPGSDIASGSDVLSDIIPSVPSSPCLVSKRKNKPHRNLDELPWSAMTNDEQVEYIEYLSRKVSTEMGLREQLDIIKIIDPSAQILPTDSEFIIELNCLTDEKLKQVMNYTNKLHDFLKNELGERAIEFVKKSPYYTLQLDESTDIAGQAQLLTYVRYLRDKEIEEDVLFRQPLHFQCP